CCACCAAAAGGCAAGAAAGCAAAGTCTGATATAATCTGATCACAAGGACAATAAACCACATTGGTAAAAACAAAGAAACTGGAAATGGATCTGCTGTAAAAATAGTTGATAAACAGAATGGCACCTCATTTGGGTATAATGCTCCAGGACTTCTAGATGGATCAAAACCTGCCCACCCTTCAATGGAACTTTCCTTTGGTACTAGGAACCTCTCAGGTTCAAATTCATTAGGTTTGTCCCAAAGGTATGGTGATCTATGAAGATTATATACCTGCTTGGATGTGTTAAAGTGTCAATTCAATTCATCTAGATATTCGTCAACCACTAATTCAATTGGTAAAGACTCAAGTATACAGCCACTCAGATACTCAAATACTTTGAGAAAAACTATCATCAaaggtaaaggtaaagaactgcaAACTTACAGATAGGAAAACATCAGTGCCAGCTGGAATTTCATATCCATCCTTGTCACCATTATAGCCCCCTGTAGAGTTGATAACAATAGGGTGGAAAGGTTTAAACACAATGATCATACTCTATTCACAGGGTTTTGAAAAAACCAAAAGAAGTGGAAAAATATGCCAGAGAAAATAACTGCTTGCAAATGGAAAGAGAGCCGCGGCCCACAGACACAGGTGTGCTAGAGCATGCAAATGCCCTAGCATAAGAGGATAGAAGAATATGTATAAGACTACTTGGGTCTAGTTCCCAGAACTAGGAGATAATCAAATCAGCAATGGGGATCTTACCTGGTAGTTTATCTGATTTAAGGGAACGTCTAATAAGTAGTGGAGGTTGTGGATACAAGCGCAGAGATTCCACAACAATAAGCCGCAAATATCTGATAGCATGGAAATATGATATAGCATCAAGAAGCATTACAGGTCATGCAAAAGAAATCCTAAAATTTTCTGCACCCAAACTGATAGGTAATCTTTAAAAACTTCATCTAATTGCTAACAGTACTATATCAGCAGTTCGTCTTTTCAATTCAGCTGTGTATCAAGCCTTCGTTTGCCTTTCCATGATTTTAGTAATTACTTCATTCCACGTGATTTTACCTTCTTCTTCCTCTATTTTCCAGGTGAATTATTGTTCATGTTTTCAGTTGTACAGCCATGTCTTCCTCATATGGTCTAACCAACATAACTCTATTTAGTCTCTATAATCACTGCTTTAACTATTAGCCAGATATTCTTCATTCCTTACCTTATTCTTTCAGATTGCACATCATCCATCGTAACATTCTTACGTAATCTATTACTTAATTTAAGAGAGCAGCAAAATTAGACAATTTCATATGTTTCTGTTGCCTCATTTGATACCAATGGCAATTGTTTGTTACTTTGACATCTCAATATAGATAACAAAACACACCTACTAGATATCATATGCTACGTCAACTCAAGAAAATATTTCATCTTAAAACTAAGGAAAGAGTAAGCATACCGCCTATATCAACGAGAAGCATAGGCCCACGGAGGGGAAGTACAGAGGTTTACATTTTGAATGCAGACGCCAAAAGAAGTGATTGCTTCTTGTACAAGAAGCAGTATCGTGAGCTCGATAACTTACTCTAATTTTTTAAGAGACTCAAAGGTTGTCCTTCCTTGACCAAGCACTGCATCAATCTCTGACTGCGCTTTCTTCATTTTGACTGGATGCTTCAGGATAATATATCAAAGTGACATTAGCCACAATGCCCATGGTCCACTTAGAAGGAATTTGGGGTAAGAATCGACTTAAGGAGATTCATTAAAATTGAAGCAAAAAAAGTGAAAAGTGGCAAATAAGGGAATGAACAAGTACATTTTACGTAAGGGACTTGTAAATTCCCTGGGCAAACTAGTATATTAAATTCAAACAACTACAACCTTTAGTGTGACACATTCTTATTTATGTATTTCATTTTTGCAACAGTATAAAACATATCATTTGATTTGGGTTGTAATGAACCATACTTGTGCTAGAAGGAAAACAGCCCACGTAAGAACAGCAGCAGTTGTTTCATGTCCAGCAATCAGCATCGTCATCAAGTCATCTCTTAGCTGTCCAAATTAAATTAGTGACAGGGTTGAGATAGGTCTATGATAACTACTTACATTTCATAAAGTTTGGTCCACAAAAAAGATCCCATGAATACCCTCATGCATTTCTATTATGTTATTGAGGAACCAATCCTACTTGTATAAATAAAATATACCTAAAGTTTGGTGATGTGACAATTTGCTCTCACTTTATGACGGAAACAGTTTAAAGAAAAGGAATCAGATATTTTACCTGACGATCATCAACATCAACACCCCTCATATCAACTAAAAACCGCAAAAGACTTGCATCCTGCAAACTTTAGAAGTTACAATGCCAAGACTCACTGATCTGGATTTTGCAATACTGTGTAAAAGATTTTACACTACGCATACCacccaaaagaaagaagaaaataattagaagaagaagaggaaaaagaagcAAAAACCTTAAGATTTAAGTAATCCCTTTGCTGAAGTTTCTCGACATCTGCTTCCTGCGACAGAATTCAACAAGAATTAAGCCAAGACAGGATACAACAAGAATTAAGCTAAGATAGAATATAAAAACATTAAGCTAAGACAGAATACAACAAAGAATTAAGCTAACGTGCAGTATAACTCTTAACTTTATAAATATCTGCGGAggtcctttatttatttattttttctcaaGGTAATTCATTTCACATCTACAGCTACAGAGAACGGGAGGCTATTCCAATTTTTGCAAAAAAATCTACTGCTGCGCGTTATCTGAAAAAACAAGGTTTTCACCTCACAAGCAAATTAAGAAACAAAATGTCCCACTCAGCCAGTTTCCTTGTTATTTATGTGCCTGGTTGCTGGTTGATAGGTTAGTTGTTTAAGTGGACTGCACCTTTTCTTCCGGTCAATCATATATACAAAACATTTTAATGACATTAGTTCGTCATGTGTGCATAGGAGTTAGTTTcttattttagtttttatttCTCCTTCATATTCATCAACCACTCTTGACTAAAATATAACAGTGAGTTCAAcaaaattttcattattttatagAATAATGAGTGTTTTGAATATCACCTATATTCTTCTTAAACTCTGTTCATCTTTTTGTACTTTTTCCCTTATGGCTAGAAGCGGGAGGGGTGACTATGTCCGGCTGTCTGGGAAATTTAAACATTATCAGAAAGTAGCATAGTTCTTTCCGATAACAATCAGTCAATCAACTAGGCCACAATCTAATTTAGTTGGGGTCAACTATATTAATCCTGTGTCTATTCCGCTCTATTCAGGTCCATTTTGTTTCAGTATTATATATTTTGGTTTTAAGGTTAATTGGGTGTCTTCAAAACTAGAGAGTCCAAAACTCATATTTACCTGTACACGAGCATGTGAGTCtctaaacaaattaaaaagaTTCTTGACTAAAAACAATTTAACAATATAACAAACCAATGTTGCTATGCACCCAAAGATATGCCTGACTATTTCACTTGCAGAATTTATTTTAACAATGCAAGTGTTATTGGCTTGTGATATACGATAATAATCCTAAAGCATACAGATCATCAAACAGGCTTAGCTTAGCATGAAAATATCAAACCATACTAATATATGGAAGTACAATCTGATGAGTGGTATGGTGCATGTTGTGGAATAAcccaattatcaacaaggcattaaataaataagtccaaAGGAAGCTTCTATTATTGATAGTTGTCTACAAAATGTGAAATTTCTAAATGCTCAGATAATGGCACTGTTCATCCTCTCACCTCCCTGGTCTCTTTTGCATTTTGTATAAGTCCATCAAGGCAGTCATTGATGACCTTCAGATCATTCTGGAACTTTCGCTGCCGAGGAACTAGCCATCTTGCCAGAGGGATTTTCCAATAGGGAATGTAGAAAGTAGAACGATGCTCAGCTTCGAAAAGAGTACCATATACTGCCTGCAAATTTCATGAAAAAACAAATCTCAGTTTTTCATATGGAGGAAGAAGGTGAGAGGGGTGGGGAAAAACATGGAATGCTAATAATATTCTTAATGATTCAGCATATTGAGAAAGTAAAGGTAGCATCTTCATGAAACCAACAAATACAGTTACATAGTCAGACCTGAATAACTGGAGACTCTTTAGAGATGGAACCAAAGTCATAATTGAAAACACCAAGCCCTATAATATCTAGTGCTAAACTTGAAAATTCTGCCTCGAGATCCAACTCAATTGCTTTCCCTCCTCGTGATTCTTCTTGTTCAAGAAGCTTATCAAATTTCAACACAGTTCTATCAGCACAGTCAGTGAATAATCTAGCCATAGCTTCCAGGTATGATGAGTGGAATCCAGGAGCAATAACTGTCAATCACAGGAGAGCTAATCAAAATATTTGAAGTGTGCATATGTCTTAAGTACGTGAATCCGTACATTTGTATGCATACATCTACATATAGATAGAGAAGtacaaaggaaagaagaaaatgtATGCATATATGACTGATCACAAACGCTTAGATTAATTTGTCTCAGAACTCCTTTACCTCGAAATATTGGGAGTCAAAGAAAAAGGAATAAATTACCGAGATGAACCTTTTTCTCTTTGGCTACACATCATTTTCTTGAAAAGTAGGGAACTTAAGtctctctcttttttgtttttgccttttttattttctttatgtcatctttttcttgttttttgtttGCATTAAGGTGGAAGGAGGGGGAGTCTAAGTCTGCTAAATGCCACCGCGCCTTGTAATCGATAGAATTGTTTGCTTGTAGAGAACTGAAGCAGAACAGGACTCACCTCTCAAATTTATTATTGGTTGGAGTGCCAGCATCCTCCTCTGTAAGACCTTTA
The sequence above is drawn from the Nicotiana tabacum cultivar K326 chromosome 13, ASM71507v2, whole genome shotgun sequence genome and encodes:
- the LOC107810668 gene encoding cytochrome P450 97B2, chloroplastic isoform X1, whose amino-acid sequence is MATGSVSSNTCLVLNRRSDCCSSRFCHFPSSSSSKSTLSTPKRTSIRCQSTSTDEPKTKMNLFDNASNLLTNMLSGGSIGSMPIAEGAVSDLFDRPLFFSLYDWFIKYGSVYKLAFGPKAFVVVSDPIVARYILRENAFSYDKGVLAEILEPIMGKGLIPADLDTWKQRRRVIAPGFHSSYLEAMARLFTDCADRTVLKFDKLLEQEESRGGKAIELDLEAEFSSLALDIIGLGVFNYDFGSISKESPVIQAVYGTLFEAEHRSTFYIPYWKIPLARWLVPRQRKFQNDLKVINDCLDGLIQNAKETREEADVEKLQQRDYLNLKDASLLRFLVDMRGVDVDDRQLRDDLMTMLIAGHETTAAVLTWAVFLLAQHPVKMKKAQSEIDAVLGQGRTTFESLKKLEYLRLIVVESLRLYPQPPLLIRRSLKSDKLPGGYNGDKDGYEIPAGTDVFLSVYNLHRSPYLWDKPNEFEPERFLVPKESSIEGWAGFDPSRSPGALYPNEIISDFAFLPFGGGPRKCVGDQFALMESTIALAMLLQKFDVELRGSPESVELVTGATIHTKTGLWCKLKKRSNL
- the LOC107810668 gene encoding cytochrome P450 97B2, chloroplastic isoform X2, producing MATGSVSSNTCLVLNRRSDCCSSRFCHFPSSSSSKSTLSTPKRTSIRCQSTSTDEPKTKMNLFDNASNLLTNMLSGGSIGSMPIAEGAVSDLFDRPLFFSLYDWFIKGVLAEILEPIMGKGLIPADLDTWKQRRRVIAPGFHSSYLEAMARLFTDCADRTVLKFDKLLEQEESRGGKAIELDLEAEFSSLALDIIGLGVFNYDFGSISKESPVIQAVYGTLFEAEHRSTFYIPYWKIPLARWLVPRQRKFQNDLKVINDCLDGLIQNAKETREEADVEKLQQRDYLNLKDASLLRFLVDMRGVDVDDRQLRDDLMTMLIAGHETTAAVLTWAVFLLAQHPVKMKKAQSEIDAVLGQGRTTFESLKKLEYLRLIVVESLRLYPQPPLLIRRSLKSDKLPGGYNGDKDGYEIPAGTDVFLSVYNLHRSPYLWDKPNEFEPERFLVPKESSIEGWAGFDPSRSPGALYPNEIISDFAFLPFGGGPRKCVGDQFALMESTIALAMLLQKFDVELRGSPESVELVTGATIHTKTGLWCKLKKRSNL